From a region of the Myxococcus stipitatus genome:
- a CDS encoding mechanosensitive ion channel family protein gives MEALITQLKTLALTDALPFLLKAMGALVLWFIGRAVINGFRRVLNLTLQKRQFDATLIRYVESLFSGSLTILLLLGILGMMGFETTSFAALLAAAGIAIGTAWSGLLSNFAAGVFLLVLRPFRVGDEINAAGVSGIVQEIGLFATTIDTGDNLRISVGNNRLFSDNITNFSHHPHRKVVVKLPVTHGQDVHGLMETLKARVAEIPGVLEKPAPSVDVAEFTVLGPVLAIGAYAAPTQAGPVSGAIALATEETLIASGYVVPPLTLEKALAKAG, from the coding sequence ATGGAAGCCCTCATCACCCAGCTGAAGACGCTCGCATTGACGGACGCCCTCCCCTTCCTGCTCAAGGCCATGGGCGCCTTGGTGTTGTGGTTCATCGGTCGCGCGGTCATCAACGGCTTCCGCCGGGTGCTGAACCTCACCCTGCAGAAGCGCCAGTTCGACGCGACGCTCATCCGGTACGTCGAGTCGCTGTTCAGCGGCTCCCTCACCATCCTCCTGCTGCTCGGCATCCTCGGGATGATGGGGTTCGAGACGACGTCCTTCGCCGCGCTGCTGGCCGCCGCCGGTATCGCCATCGGCACGGCCTGGTCGGGCCTGCTGTCCAACTTCGCCGCGGGCGTCTTCCTGCTCGTGCTGCGGCCCTTCCGGGTGGGTGACGAAATCAACGCCGCGGGCGTCAGCGGCATCGTCCAGGAGATTGGCCTGTTCGCCACCACCATCGACACCGGCGACAACCTGCGCATCTCCGTGGGCAACAACCGCCTGTTCAGCGACAACATCACCAACTTCAGCCACCACCCCCACCGGAAGGTCGTGGTGAAGCTGCCCGTCACTCACGGCCAGGACGTCCACGGCCTCATGGAGACCCTCAAGGCCCGGGTGGCGGAGATTCCGGGCGTCCTGGAGAAGCCGGCCCCGAGCGTCGACGTGGCGGAGTTCACCGTGCTCGGGCCGGTGCTCGCCATCGGCGCCTACGCCGCGCCCACCCAGGCGGGCCCCGTCTCCGGCGCCATCGCGCTGGCCACGGAGGAGACGCTCATCGCCTCCGGCTACGTGGTGCCTCCGCTGACCCTCGAGAAGGCCCTGGCCAAGGCGGGATGA